A portion of the Halobacillus ihumii genome contains these proteins:
- a CDS encoding YlmC/YmxH family sporulation protein has protein sequence MKISELQMKDVIAMETGERLGYISDLDIDTQRGQLQGLVITLKGKAMGLFGKDEEIVIPWTQIVNIGADVILVKKSSYSGVKSQQKSNSHE, from the coding sequence ATGAAAATTTCTGAACTGCAAATGAAAGATGTTATTGCGATGGAAACAGGGGAACGCCTTGGCTATATATCAGATTTAGACATCGATACTCAACGCGGCCAGCTGCAAGGCTTAGTCATTACCTTAAAAGGAAAAGCGATGGGGCTGTTCGGCAAAGACGAGGAAATCGTCATCCCCTGGACGCAAATTGTAAACATTGGGGCCGACGTTATTTTAGTGAAAAAATCCAGTTATAGTGGAGTTAAGAGTCAACAAAAGTCAAATTCTCACGAATGA
- a CDS encoding cell division protein SepF gives MSMKNKFKSFFTLEDEYEYVDEDRMDSEAEEEEITPMQRNRQRQEHQNVVSLKSAKSSSKMVLSEPKAYNEAQEIADQLVNRKAVVINLQRVDHHQAKRIVDFLSGTVYAIGGDIQKLGTQTFLCTPDNVEISGSITEMLMGEEEDMSRRW, from the coding sequence ATGAGCATGAAAAATAAATTCAAATCTTTTTTTACACTGGAAGATGAATATGAATACGTCGACGAAGATAGAATGGATAGTGAAGCAGAGGAAGAAGAAATAACACCTATGCAAAGAAACAGGCAAAGACAGGAACATCAAAATGTTGTGAGCCTGAAGAGTGCCAAGTCTTCCTCTAAAATGGTTTTAAGTGAACCTAAAGCATATAACGAGGCGCAGGAAATAGCTGACCAGCTTGTGAATCGAAAAGCAGTGGTTATTAATTTGCAGCGAGTAGACCATCACCAAGCGAAGCGAATTGTGGATTTTCTCAGTGGTACCGTTTATGCTATAGGTGGAGACATTCAAAAGCTTGGTACCCAAACATTTCTATGTACACCGGATAATGTGGAAATTTCTGGTTCGATTACAGAAATGCTGATGGGTGAAGAAGAAGATATGAGTAGAAGGTGGTAA
- the pyrR gene encoding bifunctional pyr operon transcriptional regulator/uracil phosphoribosyltransferase PyrR, whose translation MERKATVLDDAAIRRALTRISHEIIEKNKGVEDVVLVGIKTRGVPIAERLRSKIESIEGDSLPGGELDITLYRDDLSKKGNQADPDVKETNISEDITNKKVILVDDVLYTGRTVRAAMDALMDYGRPSQIQLAVLVDRGHRELPIRADYVGKNVPTSLNEVVTVSLSETDAADEVYISEK comes from the coding sequence ATGGAGAGAAAGGCAACAGTACTTGATGATGCAGCGATTCGACGGGCTCTTACGAGGATTTCCCACGAGATCATTGAGAAAAATAAAGGCGTGGAAGATGTTGTCCTTGTCGGGATCAAAACACGCGGAGTTCCGATAGCTGAGCGTCTCCGTTCAAAAATTGAGAGCATTGAAGGAGATTCGCTTCCTGGAGGCGAACTCGATATTACTCTCTATCGTGATGATCTTTCGAAAAAAGGAAATCAAGCTGACCCGGATGTTAAAGAAACAAACATTTCCGAGGATATAACGAACAAAAAAGTAATTTTAGTAGATGATGTGCTTTATACGGGCCGTACGGTGCGTGCCGCAATGGACGCTCTAATGGATTATGGAAGGCCATCACAAATACAGTTAGCAGTTCTGGTTGATCGCGGCCATCGCGAACTTCCGATTCGTGCGGATTATGTTGGGAAGAATGTGCCTACTTCACTTAATGAAGTAGTGACCGTCTCACTGTCAGAAACCGACGCAGCTGATGAAGTATATATTTCCGAAAAATAA
- a CDS encoding RluA family pseudouridine synthase: MSETYQAKDTDQSKRIDKLLADIIDDASRSQVQGWLKEDLVLVNEQPVKSNYKIQAGDVITWTIPEPKPLELKAENIDLEIVYEDRDVIVVNKPSGMVVHPSAGHESGTLVNALLYHCDDLSGINGVERLGIVHRIDKDTSGLLMVAKNDRAHESLVTQLRDKTVERKYIAIVHGSISHEYGTIDAPIGRDTKDRQRMAVVEGGRDAVTHFKVLDHFPEFTLVECTLETGRTHQIRVHMRYINHPLAGDPKYGPRKTLDLNGQALHAKTLGFDHPTSGERLTFEIEPPAEFTKTIQHLRNRS; the protein is encoded by the coding sequence ATGAGTGAAACTTATCAGGCGAAAGATACTGACCAATCCAAAAGAATTGATAAATTGTTAGCGGACATCATCGACGATGCTTCCAGGTCCCAAGTGCAGGGCTGGTTAAAAGAGGATCTCGTATTAGTCAACGAACAACCTGTCAAAAGTAATTACAAAATTCAAGCGGGAGATGTGATTACCTGGACAATCCCTGAACCCAAGCCATTAGAGCTAAAGGCAGAAAACATCGATCTTGAAATTGTGTATGAGGATCGTGATGTAATTGTTGTCAATAAGCCTTCTGGGATGGTCGTTCACCCTTCAGCCGGCCATGAGAGTGGAACGCTCGTGAACGCCTTGCTGTATCATTGTGATGATTTGTCAGGAATCAATGGCGTAGAGCGTCTGGGTATTGTGCATCGGATTGATAAAGATACGAGTGGACTATTGATGGTGGCCAAAAATGATCGTGCTCATGAGTCTCTTGTTACACAACTTAGGGACAAAACAGTGGAACGAAAATATATAGCAATTGTTCACGGGTCGATCTCTCATGAATATGGCACGATCGATGCTCCGATTGGACGTGATACGAAAGACCGTCAGCGTATGGCAGTCGTTGAAGGAGGCCGAGATGCGGTCACACACTTCAAAGTACTTGATCATTTTCCTGAATTCACTCTCGTTGAATGTACATTGGAGACGGGAAGAACCCATCAAATTCGTGTTCATATGCGCTATATTAATCATCCGCTGGCAGGTGACCCTAAATACGGTCCGCGAAAAACGCTTGATTTGAACGGACAAGCCCTTCATGCGAAAACCTTGGGATTTGATCACCCCACGTCAGGCGAGCGGTTGACGTTTGAAATTGAACCACCAGCGGAATTCACGAAAACCATTCAACATCTAAGAAATAGAAGTTGA
- a CDS encoding YggS family pyridoxal phosphate-dependent enzyme: protein MTVADNLTQMEETIEQACKRSNRNRDEITIIAVTKYVSIERTKEALEAGVTNLGENRKEGFLEKYESIGNQAKWHFIGSLQSRKVKDVIHQIDMLHSLDRRSLAKEINKRAEDPVSCFVQVNVSGEESKHGLPPEEVGSFIEAMKAYEKVKIVGLMTMAPHVEAEEELRAVFRKLRALRDQVRDKHLAHAPCEWLSMGMSNDYQIAIEEGATHIRVGSSLVG from the coding sequence ATGACTGTAGCAGACAACTTAACACAAATGGAAGAAACGATTGAGCAAGCGTGCAAGAGAAGTAATCGTAATCGTGATGAGATTACGATCATTGCTGTAACGAAGTACGTATCGATCGAAAGGACAAAAGAAGCATTGGAAGCTGGGGTAACAAATCTCGGTGAGAACAGGAAAGAAGGCTTCCTTGAAAAATATGAGAGTATTGGAAATCAGGCGAAGTGGCATTTTATCGGTTCACTGCAATCGCGTAAGGTGAAGGATGTAATCCACCAAATTGATATGCTTCACTCTTTGGATCGCCGGTCCCTCGCAAAAGAAATTAATAAGCGGGCTGAAGACCCTGTTTCTTGTTTTGTACAAGTTAATGTCAGTGGAGAAGAATCGAAACATGGCCTCCCCCCGGAGGAAGTGGGCTCCTTCATTGAGGCCATGAAAGCATATGAAAAAGTTAAGATTGTCGGACTAATGACTATGGCGCCGCATGTTGAGGCAGAAGAGGAATTAAGAGCCGTTTTTAGAAAACTACGTGCTTTACGTGACCAGGTTAGGGACAAGCATCTGGCCCATGCTCCTTGCGAATGGCTGTCCATGGGAATGAGTAATGATTACCAGATTGCCATTGAAGAGGGAGCTACCCACATCCGGGTCGGATCCAGTTTAGTTGGATAA
- a CDS encoding RNA-binding protein, giving the protein MEIYQHFREDERPFIDQVISWENDVEMRYERKESDFLNPREQQIVSAVMGNNPVLQWSLYGGSEASERKRAIIAPEYEVINDQDFQVVLLEASYPDKFMTLEHRDVLGAFMSLGIRREKLGDLIVQNGWIHIVAASEISEYICMNFTGVKKAKVSFEPKPLNSLMESNDVWQSKDATLSSLRLDVVVKEIYGVSRKKAAMYIEAGHVKVNFKIVESPSFLIEAGDLLSVRGSGRSRVDQINGMTKKEKYRVTISKLIG; this is encoded by the coding sequence ATGGAAATCTATCAGCATTTCAGAGAAGATGAGCGTCCATTTATCGATCAAGTGATCTCCTGGGAGAATGATGTGGAGATGCGCTATGAACGAAAAGAAAGTGATTTTCTAAACCCCCGGGAACAACAGATCGTAAGTGCAGTTATGGGAAATAATCCTGTGCTGCAATGGAGCTTATACGGCGGATCAGAAGCCAGTGAGAGAAAACGAGCGATTATAGCTCCTGAATATGAAGTCATTAATGACCAGGACTTCCAAGTTGTGCTGTTGGAAGCAAGTTATCCTGATAAGTTTATGACACTTGAGCACCGGGATGTACTTGGGGCGTTTATGTCACTAGGCATTCGCAGGGAAAAACTCGGTGACCTTATTGTTCAAAATGGATGGATTCACATTGTGGCAGCTTCCGAAATCAGTGAATACATATGTATGAATTTTACCGGCGTGAAAAAAGCAAAAGTAAGCTTCGAGCCAAAGCCGCTTAACTCGTTGATGGAAAGTAACGACGTGTGGCAGTCGAAAGACGCTACGTTAAGCTCATTAAGGCTAGATGTCGTTGTAAAAGAAATATACGGCGTATCTCGAAAAAAGGCAGCAATGTATATTGAGGCGGGGCATGTGAAGGTCAATTTTAAAATAGTAGAAAGCCCATCCTTTCTTATAGAAGCAGGAGATCTCCTTTCTGTCCGGGGAAGCGGAAGAAGCAGAGTAGACCAAATTAATGGCATGACGAAGAAAGAAAAATATCGTGTGACGATTTCTAAATTAATTGGATGA
- the sigG gene encoding RNA polymerase sporulation sigma factor SigG, which produces MTRHKVEICGVDTSKLPVLKNKEMRALFKRMQSGDDSAREELVNGNLRLVLSVIQRFNNRGEYGDDLFQVGCIGLMKSIDNFDLSHNVKFSTYAVPMIIGEIRRYLRDNNPIRVSRSLRDTAYKALQMREKMIGETSKDPAPHEIADKMGVPHEDVVFAMDAIQDPVSLFEPIYNDGGDPIFVVDQLKDDREKDSNWVDELSLREGMKKLNDREKMILTKRFFQGKTQMEVADEIGISQAQVSRLEKAAIKEMNSSMFQ; this is translated from the coding sequence TTGACACGTCATAAAGTAGAAATATGTGGTGTAGATACATCAAAGCTTCCTGTACTTAAAAATAAAGAAATGCGGGCCCTATTTAAACGAATGCAAAGTGGAGATGACAGTGCTCGGGAAGAGCTTGTCAATGGAAACTTACGCCTAGTTTTATCAGTCATTCAGAGGTTTAACAATCGCGGCGAATACGGGGATGATTTGTTCCAGGTTGGCTGTATTGGATTGATGAAATCGATTGATAACTTTGATCTCAGTCACAATGTGAAATTTTCCACCTATGCCGTTCCGATGATCATTGGGGAAATTCGCCGTTACTTGCGGGATAATAACCCCATTCGCGTTTCCCGTTCACTTCGGGATACAGCCTACAAAGCGCTGCAGATGCGTGAGAAAATGATAGGTGAAACATCGAAGGATCCAGCCCCTCATGAAATCGCTGATAAAATGGGTGTGCCCCATGAGGATGTTGTCTTTGCGATGGATGCGATCCAAGATCCTGTTTCCTTGTTTGAACCGATTTATAATGATGGCGGAGACCCGATTTTTGTTGTCGATCAATTAAAGGATGATCGTGAAAAAGATTCTAACTGGGTGGACGAGTTATCTTTAAGGGAAGGTATGAAAAAGCTGAATGACCGCGAAAAGATGATTCTAACGAAACGATTTTTTCAAGGGAAAACTCAAATGGAAGTTGCTGATGAAATCGGTATTTCACAAGCACAAGTTTCAAGGCTGGAGAAAGCGGCCATAAAGGAAATGAATTCATCTATGTTTCAATAG
- a CDS encoding YggT family protein: MVQLFNVLLFAINIYSWLLIIYILLSWFPGARESSFGEILSKMCEPFLEPFRKIIPPLGMIDLSPLVAIFVLRFAGQGLQVLFNMIFY; the protein is encoded by the coding sequence ATGGTCCAGTTGTTCAATGTTTTACTTTTTGCGATTAATATTTATAGTTGGCTCTTAATTATTTACATTCTTTTGTCTTGGTTCCCAGGTGCAAGAGAGTCAAGTTTTGGCGAGATTCTCAGTAAAATGTGCGAACCATTTCTAGAGCCGTTTCGAAAGATCATTCCGCCGCTAGGAATGATTGATTTATCTCCTCTTGTAGCCATTTTTGTCTTGCGATTTGCAGGGCAAGGTCTTCAAGTTTTGTTTAATATGATTTTTTATTAA
- the ileS gene encoding isoleucine--tRNA ligase, which produces MNYKETLLMPKTEFPMRGNLPNREPEMQKTWEELNIYQEVQKRTEGRPLFVLHDGPPYANGSLHMGHALNKSLKDFIVRYKSMAGYHAPYVPGWDTHGLPIESALAKKKVDRKKMSVAEFRERCAEYALGQLDSQRKEFKRMGVRGDWDNPYITLNKDYEAEQIKVFGDMAKKGYIYKGLKPVFWSPSSESALAEAEIEYQDKRSPSIYVAFDVKDGKGLLEGDEKFIIWTTTPWTIPSNLGIALNPGYDYAVVQVGQNKFIIARDLLDTVAEKLEWTDYEVKQIFKGKEADRITAKHPLYDRESLVVLGDHVTVDGGTGCVHTAPGHGEDDFWVGQQYGLDVLCPVDHKGVFTEEAPGYEGMFYDKANKPITDELKESGALLSLEFITHSYPHDWRTKKPTIFRATDQWFASIKDFREELLEEINQVKWTPKWGETRLYNMVRDRQDWCISRQRTWGVPIPVFYAENGTPIITDETITHVSELFREHGSNVWFEREAKDLLPEGFTSEYSPNGEFTKETDIMDVWFDSGSSHQGVLHQREELNRPADLYLEGSDQYRGWFNSSLSTSVAVTGKAPFKGILSHGFALDGNGRKMSKSLGNVIIPDKVMKQLGADIIRLWVASADYQADVRISDKILKQVAEVYRKVRNTFRFLLGNLHDFDPTTDMVSDEKLQEVDQYMLHRLHTLVDDVRHAYDDYEFSVVYNKVHNFCTIDLSSFYLDFAKDILYIEAKNHPYRRSIQTVYYKILTSLVKLMSPIIPHTADETWRFILGADAASVQLTDMPEANDPVDASLVEKWDHFMEVRDDVLKALEVARNEKVIGKSLEARVTLIPKDDKTREVLTSIEHLHQLLIVSDATVATEAKEAQSYEHVDVEVVKHDGEKCERCWVSSDDIGKDQNHPELCVRCATVVKEHYEV; this is translated from the coding sequence ATGAATTACAAAGAAACATTGCTGATGCCTAAAACAGAATTTCCGATGCGAGGCAATTTACCGAATCGTGAACCGGAAATGCAGAAAACGTGGGAAGAATTAAATATTTATCAGGAAGTCCAAAAACGAACAGAGGGACGTCCGTTGTTCGTGCTGCATGATGGACCTCCCTACGCCAACGGAAGCCTGCACATGGGGCATGCGTTAAATAAGTCACTAAAAGATTTTATTGTACGATATAAATCCATGGCCGGCTACCATGCTCCATACGTTCCTGGCTGGGATACGCACGGGTTGCCAATCGAATCAGCGTTAGCTAAGAAAAAGGTAGATCGCAAAAAAATGTCTGTTGCGGAATTCCGTGAGCGCTGTGCCGAGTATGCTCTAGGTCAGCTTGACAGTCAGCGAAAAGAATTTAAACGTATGGGTGTTCGCGGTGACTGGGATAACCCTTATATTACATTAAATAAAGATTATGAGGCCGAACAAATTAAGGTATTCGGCGACATGGCTAAGAAAGGATATATTTATAAAGGTCTTAAGCCAGTTTTCTGGTCTCCATCTTCTGAATCTGCTTTAGCTGAAGCAGAAATTGAATATCAGGATAAGCGTTCTCCATCTATTTATGTAGCGTTTGACGTTAAAGATGGTAAAGGACTACTGGAAGGCGATGAAAAGTTTATCATCTGGACGACAACGCCTTGGACGATTCCGTCTAACTTAGGGATTGCTTTAAATCCGGGCTATGATTACGCAGTCGTTCAAGTCGGTCAAAATAAATTTATCATTGCTCGCGATTTGCTAGACACAGTAGCTGAAAAGCTTGAGTGGACAGATTATGAAGTGAAACAGATTTTCAAAGGAAAAGAAGCGGATCGTATAACCGCCAAACATCCATTGTATGATCGTGAATCACTAGTCGTTCTAGGGGACCACGTTACCGTCGACGGTGGTACGGGATGTGTGCACACTGCCCCAGGTCACGGGGAAGATGACTTCTGGGTAGGGCAGCAGTATGGTCTTGATGTGCTTTGCCCTGTCGATCATAAAGGTGTCTTCACAGAGGAAGCTCCGGGGTATGAAGGAATGTTCTATGATAAAGCTAACAAACCGATCACGGATGAGCTGAAAGAATCAGGTGCCTTGTTAAGCCTTGAATTTATTACACACTCCTATCCGCACGATTGGCGTACGAAGAAGCCGACTATTTTCCGGGCTACGGATCAATGGTTTGCTTCAATTAAAGATTTCCGTGAAGAACTATTGGAGGAAATCAATCAGGTAAAATGGACGCCTAAATGGGGAGAAACCCGTTTGTATAATATGGTTCGCGACCGTCAGGACTGGTGTATTTCCCGTCAGCGCACGTGGGGCGTGCCGATCCCTGTCTTCTATGCTGAAAATGGCACACCTATTATTACAGATGAGACAATTACTCACGTATCTGAGCTGTTCCGTGAACACGGTTCTAATGTCTGGTTTGAGCGTGAAGCGAAAGACTTGCTTCCTGAAGGATTTACGTCAGAATATAGTCCAAATGGTGAGTTTACGAAAGAGACGGATATTATGGACGTATGGTTTGATTCTGGATCTTCCCATCAAGGTGTCCTGCATCAAAGGGAAGAGCTGAATCGCCCTGCTGATCTTTATCTCGAAGGATCCGACCAATACAGAGGCTGGTTTAACTCTTCGTTATCGACCTCTGTTGCAGTTACAGGAAAGGCACCGTTCAAAGGTATCCTGAGTCATGGATTTGCTCTTGATGGAAATGGACGCAAGATGAGTAAGTCGCTTGGAAATGTCATCATTCCTGACAAAGTGATGAAACAGCTTGGTGCTGATATTATTCGTCTTTGGGTTGCCTCTGCGGATTATCAAGCTGATGTGAGAATTTCTGATAAAATTTTAAAACAAGTAGCTGAAGTTTACCGTAAAGTTCGTAATACCTTCCGCTTTTTACTCGGTAATCTGCACGATTTTGATCCAACCACAGACATGGTTAGCGACGAGAAGCTCCAGGAAGTGGATCAATATATGCTGCATCGTCTCCATACGCTTGTAGATGACGTTCGCCATGCATATGATGACTACGAGTTTTCGGTAGTTTATAACAAGGTACACAATTTCTGTACCATTGATCTAAGTTCATTCTATTTAGACTTTGCTAAAGATATTCTGTATATTGAAGCGAAAAATCATCCTTACCGTCGCAGCATCCAGACGGTTTATTATAAGATTTTAACTTCTCTCGTGAAGCTGATGTCACCGATTATCCCGCATACGGCTGATGAGACTTGGCGCTTTATTCTAGGAGCAGATGCAGCTAGTGTCCAGCTGACGGATATGCCGGAAGCCAATGATCCTGTCGATGCGTCACTCGTTGAGAAATGGGATCACTTCATGGAAGTACGCGATGACGTGTTAAAAGCACTTGAAGTCGCTCGTAATGAAAAAGTGATCGGAAAATCACTTGAGGCTCGTGTGACTCTGATACCTAAGGATGACAAAACCCGTGAAGTCCTTACGAGCATTGAGCACCTCCATCAGCTTCTGATTGTATCGGACGCAACCGTTGCGACGGAGGCAAAAGAAGCTCAATCTTATGAGCATGTGGACGTAGAAGTTGTGAAGCATGACGGGGAAAAATGTGAGCGCTGCTGGGTATCCTCTGATGATATTGGAAAAGATCAGAATCATCCAGAATTGTGTGTGCGTTGTGCAACCGTTGTGAAAGAACATTACGAAGTGTAA
- a CDS encoding DivIVA domain-containing protein, translating to MPLTPLDIHNKEFTRGFRGYDEDEVNEFLDQVIKDYEIVIRKKKELEREVEQMNERLGHFNTIETTLNKSILVAQETAEEVKNSATKESKLIVREAEKNADRIINEALEKSRRISVEVEEMKKQAKVFKMRLRMLVEAQVDMIDNDDWDHLFETEFDEEIDLKEELANK from the coding sequence GTGCCTTTAACACCACTTGATATTCACAATAAAGAATTTACACGCGGGTTCAGGGGATATGATGAGGATGAAGTCAATGAATTTCTAGATCAAGTCATCAAAGATTATGAAATCGTCATTCGTAAGAAGAAAGAACTCGAACGTGAAGTCGAACAGATGAATGAACGTCTAGGTCACTTCAACACAATTGAAACCACGCTGAATAAATCCATTCTTGTTGCGCAGGAAACCGCGGAAGAAGTTAAAAATAGCGCGACGAAAGAATCTAAACTTATCGTACGCGAAGCAGAAAAAAATGCAGACCGGATTATTAATGAGGCTTTAGAGAAATCCAGAAGAATTTCAGTAGAAGTTGAAGAAATGAAGAAACAAGCTAAAGTGTTTAAGATGAGGCTGCGCATGCTCGTTGAAGCACAAGTGGATATGATTGATAATGATGACTGGGATCATCTCTTTGAAACTGAATTTGATGAAGAAATTGACTTAAAAGAAGAGCTGGCAAATAAATAA
- the lspA gene encoding signal peptidase II → MYIFYLIAAAIIVLDQLTKWIIVRTMEIRESIPVIENFFYITSHRNQGAAWGILQGQMWFFYIVTVIVIGVIIYYMGQYAKQSSFVGVALALILGGAIGNFIDRLFRKEVVDFLNFYIGNYNFPIFNVADSSLVVGVIFVLIATFIDERRQKKGVKA, encoded by the coding sequence ATGTACATATTCTATTTGATTGCTGCTGCGATTATCGTGCTTGATCAACTGACTAAGTGGATTATTGTACGAACTATGGAGATACGTGAATCCATTCCTGTTATTGAGAACTTCTTTTACATCACCTCCCATCGAAATCAAGGGGCGGCCTGGGGAATCCTGCAGGGTCAAATGTGGTTTTTCTACATTGTTACCGTCATCGTAATTGGTGTGATTATTTATTATATGGGTCAATACGCGAAACAAAGCAGCTTCGTGGGAGTGGCTCTAGCCTTAATACTAGGCGGTGCAATTGGGAACTTCATTGATCGGTTATTTCGAAAAGAAGTCGTTGATTTTCTTAATTTCTATATTGGAAACTATAATTTTCCGATCTTTAATGTCGCGGATTCATCACTCGTTGTAGGCGTGATCTTTGTGCTCATTGCTACATTTATTGATGAACGACGCCAGAAAAAAGGAGTAAAAGCATGA
- a CDS encoding TerC family protein, protein MESIWLEYGWTLLVLIGLEGILSADNALVLAVIAKHLPENEKKRAIDYGILMAFIFRFAAIFLISFLAGVWQVQAIGAAYLIYLGVKHVYATFFVKKNEGEESEEDKAGAGFWPTVAKIGIADVAFAIDSILAAVALAVTLPATPLPQFGGMDGGKYAVIVIATIAGLVLIKFAANWFVQLLEKRPGLETAAYLIVTWVGVKLAIITLSHHNVGILPETFAHSTIWTIIFWTVLLTIAIGGWFLSDKSKSQKEYSNSN, encoded by the coding sequence ATGGAATCAATCTGGCTGGAATATGGCTGGACCTTACTGGTGTTAATTGGTCTGGAGGGTATCTTATCTGCTGATAACGCCCTTGTGCTTGCGGTGATCGCCAAGCACTTACCAGAAAATGAGAAAAAACGTGCGATCGACTATGGTATTCTTATGGCCTTTATTTTCCGATTCGCTGCCATCTTCCTAATCTCATTTTTGGCAGGTGTCTGGCAAGTTCAGGCAATTGGAGCAGCTTACCTTATCTACCTCGGTGTCAAACACGTATATGCTACATTTTTCGTTAAGAAAAATGAAGGTGAAGAAAGTGAGGAAGATAAAGCTGGAGCCGGTTTCTGGCCTACTGTAGCAAAAATCGGGATTGCCGATGTGGCTTTTGCGATCGATTCTATCCTGGCAGCCGTGGCCCTTGCCGTAACATTACCAGCTACACCACTTCCCCAGTTTGGAGGAATGGATGGCGGTAAATATGCGGTAATCGTCATCGCCACGATCGCAGGACTGGTACTTATTAAATTTGCAGCCAACTGGTTTGTACAACTTCTTGAAAAACGTCCTGGCTTAGAGACAGCAGCCTATTTGATCGTGACATGGGTAGGTGTGAAACTAGCTATTATTACACTGTCCCACCACAATGTCGGCATACTGCCAGAAACATTTGCTCACAGCACAATTTGGACAATTATTTTCTGGACCGTACTACTTACCATCGCAATCGGCGGCTGGTTCCTTTCTGATAAGAGCAAGTCACAGAAAGAGTATTCTAATTCTAATTAG
- the pgeF gene encoding peptidoglycan editing factor PgeF: MTEPFKHQAMRHLSCLEEYGVKAGITTRQNGYSEMPYDSLNMGLHVGDAEADVLRNRKELANDLGIPLAQWVMGQQVHGTGIHVVKQEDAGRGAFAKEQTIADVDGLITNQKDLLLTAFYADCVPLLFIDPEAEWIGIAHAGWKGTVHDMTERMVNALTSQGASAENMRMVIGPSIGERNYEVDHHVIRHIPEAYKKKVSIPKGSDKYLLDLKELNRQTALDAGLRESHIYKTNLCTYEEDELFYSHRRDHGKTGRMLAYIGL; this comes from the coding sequence ATGACCGAGCCTTTCAAACACCAGGCGATGAGACATTTATCGTGTTTAGAAGAATATGGCGTAAAAGCAGGAATAACGACGAGACAGAACGGGTATAGTGAAATGCCATACGATTCATTAAATATGGGATTACATGTCGGCGATGCAGAAGCTGACGTGTTACGGAATCGCAAAGAACTTGCAAATGATCTGGGAATTCCATTAGCCCAATGGGTGATGGGCCAACAAGTTCATGGAACGGGTATACACGTTGTCAAACAGGAAGATGCAGGAAGAGGAGCATTTGCTAAAGAACAGACGATAGCTGATGTAGATGGATTGATTACCAATCAAAAAGATCTTCTTCTTACCGCCTTCTATGCGGATTGTGTTCCTCTTCTTTTCATCGACCCGGAAGCAGAATGGATAGGGATCGCCCATGCAGGCTGGAAAGGTACTGTGCACGATATGACTGAGCGCATGGTTAATGCTTTAACAAGCCAGGGGGCTTCTGCCGAGAACATGAGGATGGTTATTGGACCTTCCATTGGTGAACGAAATTATGAAGTCGACCACCATGTTATTCGTCACATTCCCGAAGCTTATAAGAAGAAAGTGTCCATTCCTAAGGGATCTGATAAATATTTGTTAGACTTAAAAGAATTAAACAGACAAACGGCGCTTGATGCAGGTTTGCGCGAATCCCACATTTATAAGACGAATTTATGTACGTATGAGGAAGATGAGCTATTCTATTCTCATCGGCGTGACCATGGGAAAACGGGGAGAATGCTGGCTTATATTGGTCTTTAA